Within Pelistega ratti, the genomic segment CAGAAAGAAAATAACCAGCACCGGGAAACACCGTATTTGCAATTTCTTGTGCACGCTTACCCGATACAACAATAATTCGCCAAATATTTAGCTGAGCCCCAATATCTAATAAAATAGAGATTAAAATTACAAAACCAAAACTAGCTAATAACTCATTCGTAAAAGTAGCCGTTTGTGTTAAAAACCCTGGGCCAATTGCTGATGTCGCCATCAGAAAAGCAGCACCTAGCACCGCATTACGGCGTTGAGAGCCTGATGACATAAAAATACCTCCGTAAATTAAATAAATCCTATCGTTTCACTACGCTGTAATAACAATATGATGTTTTTGTAATTCCGCTACGATTCGTTGTGCAAAAAGTAAGGAATGCTCATTATCGCCATGTAGGCAAATACTATCTGCCTTAACAGGAACAAAACTTCCATCTATCGCTCGAACCTTTTCTTCCATCACCATCTGTAGCACTTGTGTAATAGCCTCTTCATCTGATTCAACCATTGCATTAGGTTGATTGCGTGGCACTAATGAACCATCTGGCATATAGTGACGATCAGCAAATACTTCTGAAATAGTGGCTAAGCCCTCTTCTTCTGCAACACGCAACATCAGACTCCCCGCCAATCCCATCAGTTTTAATTGAGGGTTAAATTGTTGAATTGTTCTGACAATTAATTGTGATAATGCGGTATCTTTTGCTGCTTGGTTATACAATGCACCATGTGGTTTAACATAGCTAATCGCTATTCCTTGTGCATCCGCAATCGCTTTTAAAGCTCCTAACTGATACCTCAAATACGCCATTAATGCTTGAGGTGCTAGTTGCATCGCCGTACGCCCAAAATTTTCCCGATCAGGAAAACTTGGATGCGCACCTATACGAACATTATTTTCTTTAGCAAATTTCACTGCTTTGTGCATTTCTACTGCATTTCCAGCATGAAGACCACAGGCAATATTGGCAGATGACAATAATTTTAATAATGCCTCATCATAGGGAAACCCTTCTGCAATATCTGCATTTAAATCAATACGTTTCATCAACAATACTCCTTATCTGATCAAGATAAACATCATTTTTACGACGTAATTTTGCGGCTTGTGCTAAATCAACTGCCTCAAACTGAATAGCAGTGCCTAGTCGTACTTGAGCAAGTGCACCAAGGTCTGCATCAATCACATGAGCAATTTTGGGGTAACCACCTGTTGTTTGTGCATCTGCCATTAGAATAATAGGCTGCCCATTAGGAGGAACCTGAACACTCCCAAACTGAATAGCATGAGACAACATTTCAAGCGGTTTTTCAAGATTTAATACTGCCCCCTGAAAACGATACCCCATTCGATCACTATTACTTTGTAGTGTCCATTTTGTTTGCCACCAATTATATTGTGACTTACGCGTAAACGCTTGATATTCCGAAGAAGGTAAAGCATAAATCGTATTTTTTAATGGAATAGGTGCAATACCTACTTTTTGCAATAAAAGACCATCATTTTTTGTGAGAAGCTGATCGCCAACAGCTAAAATCCGTCCATTGATTCCCCCTAATTTGGCACGAACATCGGTACTACAAGAATTCAACTCTTTGGGAATATCAAATCCACCACGGACACATAGGTAGCCATACATCCCAATTTTGGCATGATGTAACTTGAGCACTTGCCCTGCTTTTGCCTGATAACGCCAATAAGTAAAAATAGGTTCATCATCAAGGGTCATCTCATAAAAAGCACCCGTTACACAGAAACTGATTGCTTCATGAAACTTTAAGCTAATACCACCAAGAGGCACTTCAATCGCAGGCGTATTTTCTTCATTACCTAATAATAAATTACCGGCTTTAAGTGCCAATTTATCCATTGCACCACATTGGCTAATACCAAACTCTCGTAAGCCAAACCGTCCAATATCCTGAATAGTTGCACGAGAAGATACTGCTAATACTTCCATCATAATTCAATACGCTCCACAACAAATTTTACCGTATCACCTGCTTGTAATAATGTTGGTTTTTCTCGAGTTTTATCAAAGAGAGCTTGTTCAGTATGCCCAATTAATTGCCATCCCCCTGGTGAGGCAAAAGGATAAATACCCGTTTGAGCCCCTCCTATTCCCACAGAGCCAGCAGGCACTTCTGTACGAGGATTGGCACGTCTTGGCGTATGTAATGACTCAGGTAAACCACCTAAATAAGGAAACCCAGGTTGAAAACCAATCATATAAACTGTATAAGTAGGTGCTGTATGTCGATCAATAATTTCTTGTGGTGAGCAATGATGATACTCAGCAACCTCTATAAGATCCTGACCGACTTCACCCCCATAAATAACAGGGATTTCGATATGATTTCCTTGAAAAGTATTAACCGTTAATGTTTGCCATGATTGTTCTAAACGTTGAATCAGTGGTGTGAAATCTGTCATAAAATCCATAAAAACGGTGAGATTATTCATACCCACAACAACTTCAACGATATCTTCTTCCTGTTGTAGCTGATGTGCAAACGCCCATAAACGGCGTTGTTGATCTAGCGTAGCCGGTGGGGGTAAAACACAGACAACCGCTGATTCACTAATAGGAGTAATATGCATACAATTTTCCTCATATTGTTATTTTTTGTCATACATTCTCTTTGAAGACCAGTATTGTTGTCAATAATTTTGCATAAACCTAAGGAAAACCCTAATACTAAACACAAATTGAATAACACGACAAAAAATACCTATTATCGGCATGATAATAGGTACTTATAGAAAGTTTTTGATGTTTTAAACAAAAACTACTTATTTAACATATGCTTTAGTTTCTTATCTGTTTCATATTGGTTTAGTGCATAAACCGACCATAATGCAGCTGGAATCCAACCAATTAATGTCAATTGAAGAATTAAACATAAAATACCCGAAAAAGGTCTGCCAATAGTAAAAAATTGCAACCACGGCAAAAATATCGCTAGAATTAAACGCATATCAATACTCCTAAAAATATAGTAGAGATTTTCATTCAAAAAAAGTAATTTTTAATTAAGCTATTCACTCAATACACGATGGACGGCTTTTTTCCATAAAGAAAGTCTATTCATTCGCTCATCTTCACTCATCACAGGTTCAAAGCAACGATCTAATTGCCACATAGAAGACAAATCACTTTCTGTAAAAAAACCACAGCTTAAACCTGCTAGTTTAACCGCACCAAAAGCGGTTGTTTCTGTTAAAGTGGGGCGTAGCACTGGAACGCCCAAAATATCCGCTTGGAATTGCATTAATAAATTATTCGCACTTGCTCCCCCATCAACCCTTAATTCTGTTAAAGGGGTTGGTGCATCTTGTTGCATCGCATGAAGTACATCTGCCACCTGAAAAGCAATGGCTTCAAGTGCAGCACGAGCAATATGGGCTTTTTGCGTTCCCCTGCTTAATCCACTAATACTTGCTAAAGCATCTGCTCGCCAGTACGGCGCACCTAATCCTGTGAAAGCAGGAACAAGCACAACTCCATCCGTATGATCAACCTGAGCAGCAAGACTTTCCACCTCTGCACTTTCCTTAATAAAACCTAAATTATCTCGTAGCCATTGCACAATAGCACCAGCCATAAATACACTACCTTCCAATGCATATTGTGTAGGCTTACCTTTCTGTTTCCAAGCAACCGTACTCAATAACTGATGACGACTTTTAATCACTTGATCGCCTGTATTTAACAGCATAAAGCAACCCGTACCATAGGTATTTTTAGCTAATCCTGCTTGATGACAATCATGACCAAATAAAGAAGCCTGTTGATCCCCTACCGCAGCAAAAATAGGAATACGAGTACCAAACAATGCTGTATCAGTATAAGCAATTTCTTGCCCTGACGGTACAATTGACGGCAAGAGTGAAATAGGAATTTTAAAGAGCGAGAGAAGTGGTAAAGACCATTCTTGTTGATGAATATCCATCAGCATTGTTCGAGAGGCGTTGGAAACATCTGTCACATGAATACCTCCTTGAGTAAGATTCCAGATAAGCCAACTATCTATCGTACCAAATGCTAATTCACCTTTTTCAGCCAACTCTCTTGCTTGGGGAATCGCATCTAAGATCCACATGAGTTTGCTTGCACTAAAATAAGGATCTATCATCAATCCAGTAATATGCTGAATATGGGCAGAATGTCCTTTATCATGCAGTTGCTGACAAACTACAGACGTTCGGCGATCTTGCCATACAATCGCAGGGGCAATAGGTTTGCCTGTTTTCCTATGCCATACTACCGTTGTTTCTCGTTGATTAGCAATACCAATTGCTTTTATATCTGAAACGGTAATATCTCCCTTTTTCAATACATCACGAATGGTTTGTAATTGAGATAACCATAACTCTTCTGCATCTTGTTCTACCCATCCTGCGTAAGGTGTTGTAATATGGATAGGGTATTGTGCACTCGCCACTACCTTACCCTCTTGGTCAAAAAGAATACTACGGCTAGATGTTGTGCCTTGATCAAGTGCTAATAAATAAGACATTTTATGATGACTACTCACTAAAAATTACTATTCCCTGAGTTTAACCCAGATTATGCATGAGAAAAGTTTATTCTTACTGAATCCATCATCTATTATCATTAAAACCGTAGTACATAATAAACGACATAGGCACTTTCTAATAGCAGCATTTTATATGAGATAAATATAAAGCATACTTTTTTATTCTATTTGCAAAGGTTTAGTTTACACATCAAGTAAACTTACTTTCATAAAATCAACCATACCTATCCACTCAACTAGTAACGTAGTAAAGAGACTTTTTATAAAATACTTTTCATTAAAGCCTACCTTTTTAATGATAATGCTAGAATAGTACTCCTATTTAATGATATATTCACTCACTATTTTACTTTTTATATGGGGATACAACGATGTTATTTAAAAAATTTATTCGTTCTGTAGCAGTACTCACACTCATGACAAGTAGTGTTGCTGTTCATGCTCAAGAACAACGCCTTATCCGTTTTGGAAATGATGCAACATACCCTCCTTTTGAATATACAGCACCCAATGGTGAGATCATTGGTTTTGATATTGATATTGCTAAAGCCATGTGTGAAAGACTAAATGCTAAATGTACTTTCCAAAATCAAGCATGGGACGGTATTATTCCTGCATTAAGAGCTAAAAAATTTGATGTTATCGCCTCCTCTATGAGTATCACTGAAGAGCGCAAAAGAGCCGTTGCCTTTACACAAAAAATTTGGAATACACCTAATCCACTAATTGGTCGTGAAGATATTAAAGCAGAACCCACTAAAGAAGGCACAAAAGATTTAGACCTGGGTGTACAACAAGGTA encodes:
- the pxpA gene encoding 5-oxoprolinase subunit PxpA, which encodes MKRIDLNADIAEGFPYDEALLKLLSSANIACGLHAGNAVEMHKAVKFAKENNVRIGAHPSFPDRENFGRTAMQLAPQALMAYLRYQLGALKAIADAQGIAISYVKPHGALYNQAAKDTALSQLIVRTIQQFNPQLKLMGLAGSLMLRVAEEEGLATISEVFADRHYMPDGSLVPRNQPNAMVESDEEAITQVLQMVMEEKVRAIDGSFVPVKADSICLHGDNEHSLLFAQRIVAELQKHHIVITA
- the glpK gene encoding glycerol kinase GlpK, translated to MSYLLALDQGTTSSRSILFDQEGKVVASAQYPIHITTPYAGWVEQDAEELWLSQLQTIRDVLKKGDITVSDIKAIGIANQRETTVVWHRKTGKPIAPAIVWQDRRTSVVCQQLHDKGHSAHIQHITGLMIDPYFSASKLMWILDAIPQARELAEKGELAFGTIDSWLIWNLTQGGIHVTDVSNASRTMLMDIHQQEWSLPLLSLFKIPISLLPSIVPSGQEIAYTDTALFGTRIPIFAAVGDQQASLFGHDCHQAGLAKNTYGTGCFMLLNTGDQVIKSRHQLLSTVAWKQKGKPTQYALEGSVFMAGAIVQWLRDNLGFIKESAEVESLAAQVDHTDGVVLVPAFTGLGAPYWRADALASISGLSRGTQKAHIARAALEAIAFQVADVLHAMQQDAPTPLTELRVDGGASANNLLMQFQADILGVPVLRPTLTETTAFGAVKLAGLSCGFFTESDLSSMWQLDRCFEPVMSEDERMNRLSLWKKAVHRVLSE
- the pxpB gene encoding 5-oxoprolinase subunit PxpB; protein product: MHITPISESAVVCVLPPPATLDQQRRLWAFAHQLQQEEDIVEVVVGMNNLTVFMDFMTDFTPLIQRLEQSWQTLTVNTFQGNHIEIPVIYGGEVGQDLIEVAEYHHCSPQEIIDRHTAPTYTVYMIGFQPGFPYLGGLPESLHTPRRANPRTEVPAGSVGIGGAQTGIYPFASPGGWQLIGHTEQALFDKTREKPTLLQAGDTVKFVVERIEL
- a CDS encoding YqaE/Pmp3 family membrane protein, producing MRLILAIFLPWLQFFTIGRPFSGILCLILQLTLIGWIPAALWSVYALNQYETDKKLKHMLNK
- a CDS encoding transporter substrate-binding domain-containing protein, with the translated sequence MLFKKFIRSVAVLTLMTSSVAVHAQEQRLIRFGNDATYPPFEYTAPNGEIIGFDIDIAKAMCERLNAKCTFQNQAWDGIIPALRAKKFDVIASSMSITEERKRAVAFTQKIWNTPNPLIGREDIKAEPTKEGTKDLDLGVQQGTIQDKYATKYFTDAHIKRYKTFEDAIKDLVTGRLHVVFGDSGAAGEFLNGPSGKGFAIIGTPIASSSDVSIFGEGTGFAVRKEDKQLLEDLNRAFDEIRADGTYDKIAKKYFDYDVYN
- a CDS encoding 5-oxoprolinase/urea amidolyase family protein; this translates as MMEVLAVSSRATIQDIGRFGLREFGISQCGAMDKLALKAGNLLLGNEENTPAIEVPLGGISLKFHEAISFCVTGAFYEMTLDDEPIFTYWRYQAKAGQVLKLHHAKIGMYGYLCVRGGFDIPKELNSCSTDVRAKLGGINGRILAVGDQLLTKNDGLLLQKVGIAPIPLKNTIYALPSSEYQAFTRKSQYNWWQTKWTLQSNSDRMGYRFQGAVLNLEKPLEMLSHAIQFGSVQVPPNGQPIILMADAQTTGGYPKIAHVIDADLGALAQVRLGTAIQFEAVDLAQAAKLRRKNDVYLDQIRSIVDETY